Proteins co-encoded in one Papaver somniferum cultivar HN1 chromosome 5, ASM357369v1, whole genome shotgun sequence genomic window:
- the LOC113281240 gene encoding uncharacterized protein LOC113281240 codes for MAALISHIFSSSSLISLGLYHLICSTRNNLKSSPRDYIIKPYHPFPSSSPSASSNLKYLQLYLLIVSLLISCIHQTVNSLSPDPLLKGSTPVHRFTSLQNSAVLFLFLILIVSILISESTSLLPFPNDLFFAFAAGVFFLQYSVSSSSASVQVSDLQAKCDAVSARISGFMSLVCVGICVNPRLFVADVALGFGFCLQGLWALQTGLTLYVEGFIPEGCHRLLDVVSGVEGSTKCDLEESRLRAVAILDLVFVIHVLFVIVIVMVIYAVVAKTIGIRRFGSYEALPNLQSLDSNLNVQMKSISGTQA; via the coding sequence ATGGCAGCATTAATCTCACACATATTCTCATCATCATCCTTAATATCACTTGGTTTATACCATCTAATCTGCTCAACTCGTAACAATCTCAAATCATCACCTCGTGATTACATAATCAAACCATATCATCCATTCCCATCATCATCTCCATCTGCATCTTCGAATCTCAAATACCTTCAACTCTATCTCTTAATCGTATCGCTTCTAATCTCTTGTATTCATCAAACAGTCAATTCATTATCACCCGATCCGCTCCTCAAAGGCTCAACACCGGTCCACCGATTCACATCTCTACAGAACTCAGCCGTCTTATTCCTCTTCTTGATCCTCATCGTCTCTATCCTCATCTCTGAATCAACGTCTCTACTTCCGTTCCCTAACGACCTCTTCTTTGCCTTCGCCGCCGGCGTGTTCTTCTTGCAATATTCCGTTTCGTCGTCTTCGGCTTCCGTTCAAGTGTCGGATTTACAGGCGAAATGCGATGCGGTGTCTGCGAGAATCTCGGGGTTTATGTCGTTGGTTTGTGTTGGGATCTGTGTGAATCCGAGGTTGTTTGTTGCTGATGTGGCATTGGGGTTTGGGTTTTGTTTACAGGGGCTATGGGCGTTGCAGACGGGATTGACATTGTATGTGGAAGGGTTTATACCTGAGGGTTGTCATAGGTTGTTGGATGTTGTGAGTGGCGTTGAAGGTTCGACGAAATGTGATTTGGAAGAGTCCAGGTTGAGAGCAGTGGCGATATTGGATTTGGTGTTTGTGATTCATGTGCTGTTTGTGATTGTTATTGTTATGGTTATTTATGCTGTGGTTGCGAAAACTATTGGGATTAGACGGTTTGGTTCCTATGAGGCGTTGCCAAATTTGCAGAGCTTGGATTCTAATCTGAATGTGCAAATGAAGTCAATTTCTGGTACTCAGGCTTGA